GTGCTGGCGATCCAGGAGGCTGTCCATGCGCATGCGGCGGATCAGATCACCCTGTCGGTGGGCGGCACCGACCTGGTCATTGCCGATGCGCTGCACGCGCACGACGTGGATCACCTGGCGCTCACGCAGACGCACGTCCTGGTCGTGTCGGACGCGCTGCACGCGCACCTGGCCGACGTGCTGTCGCTATCCATCCCCGGCGCGCTGGTCACCGACTCCGATCGCGTGCTGGTCGTGCGCGGTGAGGGCCGGACGCTCGTCATCCTGCGCGAATCGCGCGTGCTCACCGTGCCCCTGGAGGCCCGGTCCCTGAGGGTGCATTGATGGACACCATTGAACTGGAAATCACCGAGACCGCGCTGATCGGCCGGAATCGGTACACGCAGGGCGAGCGCCGGCGGTTCAGCACGCCGGCCGAACTGATGGACGCCGGCGTCCTGCTGGCCAACGGCTGGGCGCGGGATCCGGTGACGGGTGTCGTGGCTGACAATCCGGCCGGTCCGCACGAGCTCCAAATCCAGTCCACCGATCACGGACACGAGGCCCAGACGCTATGAGCAAGGCAGTCCACGACGACGTGCTGGACGGCGCGCACGACATCATCCGCAGCAACGCCACCACCATGATCGCGTGCTCGGCGCAGCCGACATCGCGCACCGAGGCGGTCAGCACCTACGCCCTGGCGGACGTGGCGATGAGCTCGTCGGACTTCACCAAGGCCAACGGCGACGTCAGTGGCCGGAAGGTCACCGTGGGCGCCAAGACCGGCGTCACCGTCGACACCTCCGGCACTGCCAACCACGTCGCCATCGTGGACGGTACGCGGCTGCTGTACGTGACCACCTGCACCTCGCAGGCGTTGACCGGCGGCAACACGGTCAACTTCCCCGCTTGGGACATCGAGATCGCCGACCCGACGTAATGAGCGCGTTTCAGCGGGACACCTCCGGTGACTACATCACGAAGGATCCGGACGCTGTCCTCGACTACTCCATCGCCTGGGACGAGTGGCTCGATGGAGACACCATCGCCTCGGCGACCTGGACCGGCCCGTCGGCCTCACCAGGGGCAGCGACAGTGTGAACGACGCGGCGGTGGTCCTGGATGGCGTGCTGCGGCCCGCGGCCAGCGTGTCGACCTGCTGGATCAGTGGCGGCACGAACAACACCACGTACACGGTGAGCTGCCGCGTCGTGACGGCCGGTGGCCGGACCGACGACCGGTCGTTCCGCATCCTTGTGGGGACGAAATGAAACTGCTCGACCAGCTGCGCGGCCTGTTCGCCCCGCGTGCCGAAGAACGTGCCGACGACGACGATGCCGAGTTCGTGTGGCCGGGCCGCATGCCGAACGCCTCTGGCGTCACCTTGCAGGGCGACAACGCGTACACCTTGTCGGCCGTCTGGGGCTGCGTGCGCGTGATTGCCGAGGCGCTGGCCAGCCTGCCGGTGCAGGTCATCGAGCGCTCTGGCGATTCGCGCCGGGTGGTCGAGACTCACCCGGTTCACTGGCTGCTGAACACCTCGCCGGACGATGAAATCACCGCCCAGGCCCTTCGTGAGCGCTCCTACGGCCCACGCCCTGCTGCGAGGCAACGGATACGCCGCGATCCAGCGCGAGCTCAACGGGCAACCCTACGCGTTGCACCTGTGCAAGCCCGATCGCGTCCGGGTGGAGCGGACGGACCGTGGCGAGCTGGTGTATCGCGTACGCGACGACAACGGCGACGAGGACACGGTGCCGGCACGCGACATGTTCCACCTCCGAGGCCTCGGCTACGACGGCATCGTCGGCTACAGCGTGTTGCACCTGGCGCGGCAGTCGCTGGGCCTGTCCTCCGCACTGGAGACGTTCGGTGCCGGCTATTTCGGCAACGGCACCCACCCCTCCGGCGTGCTGTCCACCGACCAGGCGCGGGCGCGACCAGGTCGAGCAGCTGCGGGCTGAGTGGGAGAAAGTCCACAAGGGTGGGCGGAAGGCCAACAAGACGGCGATCCTCGGCGGCAACCTCAAGTGGCAGCCGCTCACCGTTGCGCCGGAGGACGCCCAGTTCCTGGAGTCTCGGCGCTTCCAGGTCTTGGAGATCTGCCGCTGGTTCCGCGTCCCGCCGCACATGCTGGCCGAGCTCGAGCGCGCCACCCACACGAACGTCGAGCAAATGTCCATCGAGTTCGTGCAGAACTGCCTGCTGCCCTGGGTGCGGCGGTTCGAGGCCGAGGCGAACATGAAGCTGCTCGGCCGCAACCAGCGCGGCCGGCTCACCGTGCGCTTCAACCTGGCCGGCCTGCTGCGCGGCGATCTCAAGAGCCGGTATGAGGCCTACCAGATCGGCCGGCGCGCTGGTTGGCTGTCGGTCAATGATGTGCGACGCCTCGAGGACATGAATCCCGTGCCAGGCGGCGACGACTATCACGTCGAGTCGAACCTCCCTCTTGAGCTGCTGCGCGAGAAGCAAGAGAAGGAAATCGAAAAGCTCGATCGTCCCGACCCGGCGCCGGCCGTGGCGCCCGCGCCTGGCAACGACCCGCCGCCGGACGACACCGATCCGGACAACCGCCTGGTCGACTAGGCCGCCCGACTCAAGCTCATCAACGGAGGCACTCATGCCTAACTTCCGGATCCGCGCCGCGGGCAAGAAAACCGCCGAGATCTACCTCTATGACGTCATCGGCCAGGACTGGTGGGGCGGGATCACAGCGAAGGACTTTGCCGAGGCGCTCAAGTCGGCCGGCGACATCGACACCATCAAGCTGCGCGTGAACTCGCCCGGCGGCGATGTGTTCGACGGCTTCGCCATCTACAACCAGCTGGCGCGGCATTCCGCGCGGGTCGAGGTCGACGTCGACGGAGAGGCGGCGAGCATCGCCTCGATCATCATCATGGCCGCCGACGAGGATCCGGGTGGCGGACAACGCCATGATCACGATTCACGACCCGTGGTCCTTCGCCGTCGGGAGTGCTGACGCGCTGCGCGACAAGGCCGTGCTGCTCGACCAGGTCAAAGGCTCGCTGCTGCGGACCTACGCCGCGCGGACGGGCCAGACCGAGGACACCCTGTCGGAGTGGATGAGCGCCGAGACCTGGTTCGATGCCGCCCAGGCCAAACAGAACGGCTTCGCCGACGCCGTCACCGAACCGGTCCGCATGGCGGCCAGTGCACGCGGCACCGTGCCCTGGATCCGCCACATGCCCGGCGCCAGACGCCATCAGCGCCCAACGTCGCACTTCGTCGCCAGCCGGTCGGCCATGGCCGCCGCAAAAGATCTCCGATCTG
The sequence above is drawn from the Gemmatimonadota bacterium genome and encodes:
- a CDS encoding Clp protease ClpP; its protein translation is MPNFRIRAAGKKTAEIYLYDVIGQDWWGGITAKDFAEALKSAGDIDTIKLRVNSPGGDVFDGFAIYNQLARHSARVEVDVDGEAASIASIIIMAADEDPGGGQRHDHDSRPVVLRRREC
- a CDS encoding phage portal protein; the protein is MSAPTAHALLRGNGYAAIQRELNGQPYALHLCKPDRVRVERTDRGELVYRVRDDNGDEDTVPARDMFHLRGLGYDGIVGYSVLHLARQSLGLSSALETFGAGYFGNGTHPSGVLSTDQARARPGRAAAG
- a CDS encoding ATP-dependent Clp protease proteolytic subunit yields the protein MITIHDPWSFAVGSADALRDKAVLLDQVKGSLLRTYAARTGQTEDTLSEWMSAETWFDAAQAKQNGFADAVTEPVRMAASARGTVPWIRHMPGARRHQRPTSHFVASRSAMAAAKDLRSGPPGAGP
- a CDS encoding phage portal protein; this encodes MPAISATAPTPPACCPPTRRGRDQVEQLRAEWEKVHKGGRKANKTAILGGNLKWQPLTVAPEDAQFLESRRFQVLEICRWFRVPPHMLAELERATHTNVEQMSIEFVQNCLLPWVRRFEAEANMKLLGRNQRGRLTVRFNLAGLLRGDLKSRYEAYQIGRRAGWLSVNDVRRLEDMNPVPGGDDYHVESNLPLELLREKQEKEIEKLDRPDPAPAVAPAPGNDPPPDDTDPDNRLVD